The Streptomyces sp. NBC_00459 DNA segment TCCGGCGTGAGCCGGACAAGCACTCCCCGCCGGTCGCTGGGGTCGGGGAGGCGCTCCACCAGGCCCTTCTTCGTCAACCGGTCGATGCGGTTCGTCATCGTGCCCGAGGTGACCAGGGTCTGGGTGAGGAGCTGCCCGGGGGAGAGTTGATACGGGTTTCCGGCGCGCCTGAGCGCGGTCAGGACGTCGAACTCCCAGGGCTCCAGGGCGTGCTCGGCGAACGCCAGCCTGCGCGCCCGGTCCAGGTGCCGGGCAAGCCTGCTGACCCGGCTGAGCACTTCGAGTGGTTCCACGTCGAGGTCCGGGCGCTCCCGGCGCCACGCAGCGACCAGCCGATCGACCTCGTCCTCCATGGCGATCAGTGTAGTGGTTGTGTCGATGTGAAGTCTCTTGGCCTCAAGTCTCTTGACGTCGAGATATTTTCTCGGTCAGGGTGGAGTCGTAGACGGTGATCGTCCCCCTGACTTCCGGGAGAGCCCTCCATGCCTGCCACCACCCCCACCTGGGACCCCGCCCAGTACCTCCGCCACGCCGACCACCGAGCCCGCCCCTTCACCGACCTCCTCGCCCGAGTCCCCGCCCTGCCCGCCACCGAGCCGCGCATCGCCGACCTCGGCTGCGGCCCCGGCAACGTCACCGCCGTACTCGCCGACCGCTGGCCCACCGCGCACATCACCGGGTACGACAACTCCGCCCCGATGCTGGAACGGGCGGCGCGGTACGCGGGCCCCACGGCGGACGGCGGACGCCTCGACTTCGCCCACGCGGACGCCTCGGCCTGGACGCCCTCCGAGACGTACGACCTGATCGTCTCCAACGCCGCCCTCCAGTGGGTCGAGGGGCACCTCGACGCGTTCCCGGCCTGGCTGGACGCCGTCGCGCCCGGTGGGACCTTCGCCTTCCAGGTGCCGAACAACCTCGACGCGCCCCTGCACAGCCTGATGCGCGAGCTGGGCACCGGCGCCCGCTGGAGGAGCCGCCTGGGCGAGGTGCTGCGCCACGACGACTCCGTCCACGCACCCCTCGTCTACCTCGACCGCCTCGCCCGGCTCGGCTGCGAGGCGGACGTGTGGGAGACGACGTACCTGCACGTCCTGCAGGGCGAGGACCCGGTGCTGGACTGGGTCAAGGGGACGGGACTGGTGCCCGTCCTCACCGCCCTGGCGGACGATCCGGAGGCACGGGACGCGTTCGTCACGGAGTACCGCGACCTGCTGCGCGCGGTGTATCCGACGGAGACGTACGGCACGGTGCTGCCGTTCCAGCGGCTGTTCGCCGTGGCGCGGAAAGGTGGAACAGCGGAAGGGCGGGCTGAGCGGTGATCGCCGCCGTCGACCATGTGCAGCTGGCCGCGCCGGCCGGCACGGAGGATGCCCTGCGGGCGTACTACGTCGGCATCCTCGGCATGACCGAGATCCCGAAACCGCCGGCCCTGGCCGCGCGGGGCGGGTGCTGGTTCCAGGCGGGGCCGGTACAGCTGCATCTCGGGGTGGAGGAGAACTTCAGGGCGGCGAGGAAGGCCCACCCGGGGCTGAGGGTCACCGAGACCGAGGCGTACGCGGAGAAGCTGGTCGCAGGTGGGGCATCGGTGGCCTGGGACGACGAACTCCCTGGCCACCGACGGTTCTTCTCGTACGACCCGGTGGGCAACCGGCTGGAGTTCCTGGAGAGGGTCAGACCGTGCGGCCCAGGTGGGTGATGAGGATGTGGATCGACTCTTGGTCGATGAAGTAGAGGACCCGGTAGTCGTTGATGCGCAGGCGCCGAATGTCGCGTGACCCGTAGGGGATCGACCCCGCCGGGCGAGGATCGGTGGCCAGCTTGTCGATGGTGTCCAGGACCAGGGAGAGGCCGCTCGGATCCTCCTTGAGGAACCGAGCCGCGGCGTCGAGGGCGTGCGGCTCGAAGACGATCTCGTAAGTCACCGGGTTTCGAGCCCCAGCCGCCTGCGTACCTCCGCCATGGGGATGCCGGGCTCAAGCGCTCCCTCAGCCTTGCGCCGCTGGAAGTCGGCCACCGCCAGCGCGTCCTCGAAATCCTCTATCACCTGAGGCGAGACAAGGAGCGCCGCCACGTGCCCATGGTCGGTGAGGGCGATGGTCTCGCGGCTGTGCGCCGCCCGGCGGACAAGGTCGCCGAGCTGGGAGCGGGCTGCGCTGATCGCGATCTCAGTCATAGCCGAATGATGCCACAAGGTGAATCTAGAGGAATGTTCATTCAGCTTTTCCGTCGCCCTATCAACCGCGGCTTCGCCTCCAGCCCGTCCAGCCCGTGCCACGCCAGGTTCACCAGATGCGCCGCCACCTCCGCCTTCTTCGGGCGCCGCACGTCCAGCCACCACTGGCCGGTGAGCGCGACCATGCCGACCAGGGCCTGGGCGTACAGCGGGGCCAGCTTGGGGTCGAAGCCGCGGCGCTTGAACTCGCGGCCCAGGATGTCCTCCACCTGCGTGGCGATGTCCGAGATCAACGACGCGAAGGAACCCGTCGACTGGGGGATGGGGGAGTCGCGGACCAGGATGCGGAAACCGTCCGTGTACTCCTCGATGTAGTCGAGGAGCGCGAAGGCCGCCTGTTCGCACAGCTCGCGGGGATGCCCGGCCGTCAGGGAACTCGTCACCATGTCCAGCAGGCGCCGCATCTCGCGGTCCACGACCACCGCGTACAGGCCCTCCTTGCCGCCGAAGTGCTCGTACACCACCGGCTTGGAGACGCCGGCCTTGGCCGCGATCTCCTCCACCGACGTGGCCTCGAAGCCCTTCGTGGCGAACAGCGTGCGGCCGATCTCCAGCAACTGGGCCCGGCGCTCGGCACCCGTCATCCGGGTGCGGCGGGGGCGCCGCGGTTTCTCATTGCTGTCGGTGTTGCTGGAGTCGGTCACCACGCCGTCAATCATGCCGCCTTCGCGGGCTCCTTCCTGCGCCGGGAGCCGTCCTGATCCGTGTTTCGACGGGAATCGATACGCGAGCGTGACGGCCAGCGCACGTCATAGGCCCAGCCGAGCTTCTCGAACCAGCGGATCAACCGCGCCGAGGAGTCGATCTGCCCGCGCATCACACCGTGCCGCGCCGATGTCGGGTCGGCGTGGTGCAGGTTGTGCCAGGACTCGCCGCAGGAGAGAACGGCCAGCCACCACACGTTCCCCGAGCGGTCCCGCGACTTGAACGGGCGCTTGCCCACCGCGTGGCAGATCGAGTTGATCGACCAGGTGACGTGATGGAGGAGGCAGACGCGGACCAGGGAGCCCCAGAAGAAGCCTGTGAAGGCGCCCCACCAGGACATCGTCACCAGGCCGCCGATCAGCGCGGGGAGAGCCAGGGACAGTCCCGCCCAGAGCAGGAACTGACGCGAGATCGCCCGGATGTCCGGGTCCTTGATCAGATCGGGCGCGTACTTGTCCTGCGGGGTCTGCTCCTCGTCGAACATCCACTCGATATGCGCCCACCACAGGCCCCGCATCAGCGCCGGGACCGTCTCCCCGAACCGCCACGGCGAGTGCGGGTCACCCTCCGCGTCCGAGAACTTGTGGTGCTTGCGATGGTCGGCCACCCAGCGCACCAGCGGACCCTCCACCGCCATCGAACCGGCGATCGCGAGCGCGATCCGCAGCGGTCGCCTGGCCTTGAAGGCCCCGTGCGTGAAGTAGCGGTGGAAGCCGATCGTGATGCCGTGACAGCCCAGGTAGTAGAAGAAGACGAGCAGGCCGAGGTCCAGCCAGCTCACCCCCCAGCCCCACGCCAGCGGCACCGCCGCCAGCACCGCGAGGAACGGGACGGTGATGAACAGGAGAAGCGTGATCTGTTCGAGCGAACGCTTCTGTTCGCCACCCAGCGTGGCCGAGGGCACTGGGGTGTCGTCGGGCGTCTTCCCGGCGTCTTCGATCGCATCGGAAGGTGAGGTGGTCATGCGCGTCCCCTGGGGGGTGGTGGGTCTCGGTAGATGCCGGGGTACGGAATCCGCGAACGTTCTCGGATCCGGGCTCCCTACGGTTGCGTAACCTACGGCGTCGTAAGTATGTCAGCGCGTTGCCCGGCGGCAAGAGCCCGAAATTTTGCGCGTTCCCCTCGACACCTATCCTTGAGTCGGTCGGACAGCGCGGTCCGCTCCCATTTCTTCCCGGATGCCCCGCCCCTATGCCGCCCGGCAACCCGGTTCCGGGGCGGCCTGACCGCCCGGACACCGGCCGGGTACCCACCCGCCGAGCCTCCACACTGCAAGGAGCCGCACCTGTGAGCAGTGCCGACGACCATGGCCAGGCCACCACTACGACCAGCAGCGAACTGCGCGCCGACATCCGGCGCCTCGGTGACCTCCTCGGAGAGACCCTCGTCCGCCAGGAGGGCCCTGAGCTGCTGGAACTCGTGGAGAAGGTCCGCCACCTGACCCGCGAGGACGGCGAGGCCGCCGCCGACCTGCTGCGTGGCATCGAGCTGGAGACCGCCGCCAAGCTCGTCCGCGCCTTCTCCACGTACTTCCACCTCGCCAACGTCACCGAGCAGGTCCACCGAGGCCGCGAACTGCGCGCCAAGCGCGCCGCCGAGGGCGGCCTCCTCGCCCGCACCGCCGACCGCCTCAAGGACGCCGACCCCGACCACCTGCGCGCCACGGTCAAGAACCTCAACGTTCGCCCGGTCTTCACGGCCCACCCCACGGAAGCGGCCAGGCGCTCGGTCCTCAACAAGCTGCGCCGCATCGCCGCCCTGCTGGAGACCCCCGTCATCGAGGCGGACCGCCGCCGCTACGACACCCGTCTGGCCGAGAACATCGACCTCGTCTGGCAGACGGACGAACTGCGCGTCGTACGCCCCGAACCGGCCGACGAGGCCCGCAACGCCATCTACTACCTCGACGAACTGCACGCCGGCGCCGTCGGAGACGTACTCGAAGACCTCACCGCCGAACTCGAACGCGTCGGCGTCCATCTCCCCGACGACACCCGGCCGCTCACCTTCGGCACCTGGATCGGCGGCGACCGCGACGGCAACCCCAACGTGACCCCGCAGGTCACCTGGGACGTCCTGATCCTCCAGCACGAGCACGGCATCAACGACGCCCTGGAACTGATCGACGAGCTGCGCGGCTTCCTCTCCAACTCGATCCGCTACACGGGCGCCACCGAGGAACTCCTGGAGTCCCTCCGGACCGACATCGAACTCCTGCCCGAGATCAGCCCCCGCTACAAGCGCCTCAACGCCGAGGAGCCCTACCGGCTCAAGGCCACCTGCATCCGCCAGAAGCTCGAGAACACCAAGCAGCGCCTGGCCAAGGACACCCCGCACCAGCCCGGCCGCGACTACCTCGGCACCGGCCAGCTCCTCGCGGACCTCACCCTCATCCAGACCTCCCTGCGCGAACACCGCGGCAGCCTCTTCGCCGACGGCCGCATGGACCGCACGATCCGCACCCTCGCCGCCTTCGGCCTCCAGCTCGCCACCATGGACGTACGCGAACACGCCGACGCCCACCACCACACCCTCGGCCAGCTCTTCGACCGCCTCGGCGAGGAGTCCTGGCGGTACGAGGACATGCCCCGCGAGTACCGCAACAAGCTCCTCGCGAAGGAACTGCGCTCCCGGAGGCCCCTGGCGCCCACCCCGGCGCCCCTCGACGCGGCCGGCACCAAGACGCTCGGCGTGTTCGAGACCGTCAAGAAGGCCCTCGCCGTCTTCGGACCCGAGGTCATCGAGTCGTACATCATCTCGATGTGCCAGGGCTCCGACGACGTCTTCGCCGCCGCCGTACTCGCCCGCGAGGCCGGACTCATCGACCTCCACGCCGGCTGGGCCAAGATCGGCATCGTGCCGCTCCTGGAGACCACCGACGAGCTCAAGGCCGCCGACACGATCCTGGAGGACATGCTCTCCGACCCGTCCTACCGGCGCCTCGTCGCGCTCAGGGGCGATGTCCAGGAGGTCATGCTCGGCTACTCCGACTCCTCCAAGTTCGGCGGCATCACCACCTCCCAGTGGGAGATCCACCGCGCCCAGCGCCGCCTGCGTGACGTGGCTCATCGCTACGGAGTGCGGCTGCGGCTCTTCCACGGCCGCGGCGGCACCGTCGGCCGCGGTGGCGGTCCCTCGCACGACGCGATCCTCGCCCAGCCCTGGGGCACCCTGGAGGGCGAGATCAAGGTCACCGAACAGGGCGAGGTGATCTCCGACAAGTACCTGGTCCCCTCGCTCGCCCGCGAGAACCTCGAACTGACGGTCGCCGCCACCCTCCAGGCCTCCGCCCTCCACACCTCCCCCCGCCAGTCCGACGAGTCCCTCGCCCGCTGGGACGCGGCCATGGACCTCGTCTCCGACGCGGCCCACGCCCGCTACCGGTCTCTGGTCGAGGACCCGGACCTGCCGACGTACTTCCTCGCGTCGACACCGGTGGACCAGCTCGCCGACCTGCACCTCGGCTCCCGGCCGTCCCGCCGCCCCGGCTCGGGCGTCTCCCTCGACGGACTGCGCGCCATCCCGTGGGTGTTCGGCTGGACCCAGTCCCGGCAGATCGTCCCCGGCTGGTTCGGCGTCGGCTCCGGCCTGAAGGCACTGCGCGAGGCGGGCCTGGACACCGTGCTCGACGAGATGCACGAACAGTGGCACTTCTTCCGGAACTTCATCTCCAACGTCGAGATGACACTCGCGAAGACCGACCTGCGCATCGCCCGCCACTACGTCGAGACCCTCGTCCCCGCCGAGCTCCAGCACGTCTTCGCCGACATCGAGGCCGAGCACGAGCTCACCGTCCGCGAGGTTCTGAAGATCACCGGCGAAAGCGAACTCCTCGACGCCACCCCCGTGCTGAAGCAGACCTTCACCGTCCGCGACGCCTACCTGGACCCCATCTCCTACCTCCAGGTGACCCTCCTCAAGCGCCAGCGCGACGCCGCTGCCGCGGGCGCCGACCCCGACCCGCTCCTCGCCCGCGCCCTGCTCCTCACCGTCAACGGAGTGGCGGCAGGCCTGCGCAACACCGGCTGAGCCGGGCGAAAACAGCTGAGGGTGCCCTCGTACGCACGATCACGCGTACGAGGGCACCCTCACGTCGTCACATCGTCACATCGGTCGCCACGTCGTCACCAGGCGGGACAGAGCCAAGGGCCCCGACGTTCACAACGCCACCCAGGCCGCCGTCACCAGCGCCAGACCACTCCCGGCCAGCGCCCACCCGGTCCGCGTCAGCCCCAGCCCGCCCGCCACCACGACCGACGCGAGCAGCAGCGCGCCGCCCAGCGGCACCCAGGCGTACAGGAAACCGGCCGGCCCCGACCGCACCACATCACGGCTGCCGGGCTTCACGACCACGGTGTACGTCTCGCCCTCGCTGACCCCGACCGACTGGTCCAGCACAACCCGGCCTCGCGCCGTCGACCCCACCGAAACCGGCCGGTACGACCCCGTGCAGACACCGTCCTCGCACCCCGACACGGTCATCGTGCCCTGCTCGCGCCCCTTGCTGAGCATCACGTGCTGGGCCGACCCCCAGGAGGCCCACACACCCGCGATCAGGATCAGCGCGGCGACCGTACCCATCACCGCGAACCGCCCGAGACGCCCGAGACGCCCGAGGCGCCCGAACCGCAGCGTGGCGGGGGCGGACTTGCGCCGGTGGGCGGTGGCTGGCATGGCCGGGATCATTGGCCATGGTCGGGCGATCGGTCAACTCCTGCCCGACAAAGTCAGGAGTTGTACGTACGAATCCCCGGCCGCCCTCCCACCTCGGGAGTTCACAGCAAATCCTCAGGAGTTCCCGTAGGACCTCAGGAGTTGTACGCGCTCTGCGCCCGCTCCAGGCCCTCGGTCAGCAAGGACTCCACCGCGTCCGTCGCCCGGTCCACGAAGTAGGCCAGCTCCTTGCGCTCCGCCGACGAGAAGTCCTTCAGCACGAAATCGGCCACCTGCATACGGCCCGGCGGACGCCCGATCCCGAACCGCACCCGGTGGTAGTCCGGGCCCATCGCCTTCGTCATCGACTTCAGACCGTTGTGGCCGTTGTCCCCGCCGCCCAGCTTCAGCCGCAGCACCCCGTAGTCGATGTCCAGCTCGTCGTGGACCGCCACGACACGGTCGAGCGGCACCTTGTAGAACTCGCGCAGCGCGTTCACCGGCCCGCCCGACAGGTTCATGTACGACGTCGGCTTCACCAGGACCACCCGACGGCTCGCCGGTCCGGGCGGCCCGACACGCCCCTCGACGACCTGCGCCTGCGCCTTCCCGGCCCGCTTGAACTTCCCGCCGATCCGCTCCGCCAGCAGGTCGGCCACCATGAACCCCACGTTGTGCCGGTTCATCGCGTACTCCGGCCCGGGATTGCCGAGCCCCACGATCAGCCAGGGGCCGCCCGCGTCGGTCGTCACGTCCATCTCTCCTTGATGCGTCTCGATACGCGTCGGCCGCCGCCCCTGGTGGGAACGGCGGCCGACGGACTGGCACTCCGGGGAAAATCAGGCCTCGGTGGTCGCCGCTTCGTCGTCCGCGGCGGCTTCCTCCGCCTGGGCGGCCAGGACCTGGAGGACGACCGCGTCCTCGTCGATCGCCAGCGTGGTGCCCTTGGGCAGCGGGATGTCCTTGGCCAGGATGGAGGCACCGGCCTCCAGGCCCGCGATGGACACGGTGACGGACTCGGGGATGTGCGTGGCCTCGGCCTCGACGGTCAGCGTGCTCAGCACGTGCTCGAGCAGGTAGGCGCCGGGGGCCAGGTCGCCCTCGGTGTGGACGTAGACCTCGACGGTGACCTTCTCGCCGCTCTTCACGGTGAGCAGGTCGACGTGCTCCAGGTAGCCCTTCAGCGGGTCGCGCTGCACGGCCTTCGGGATCGCCAGCGCGGTGCGGCCCTCGATGTCCAGGGTGAGCAGGACGTTCGGCGTACGCAGGGCGAGCTGGAGCTCGTGGCCTGGCAGCGTGATGTGGACGGGCTCGGCACCGTGGCCGTAGACGACCGCGGGAACCTTGGCCTCGCGGCGGATCCGGCGGGCGGCGCCCTTGCCGAACTCGGTGCGGGTCTCGGCGGTGAGCTTGACGTCGGACATGCTTTTCACTCCTCGTACGGGTGAGAGACGGACAGGTCACCCGGCCACGAACGGCCTGCTACGAAGAGCGCGTCGATAACGGATCACCGGCCCGTGAACGAACACGGGTACGGCCTCCCTCGCCGAGCAACTCCAACAGAGTACTCGGCAGGGGAGGCCGCAGAAAAGTTGATCTTGCAGAAGCGATTCGGCAGATCTGACGGGTAAGAAACCCGCAGGTGAAAGACCTGACCCGACCTACTGCTCGTCGAACAGACTCGTCACCGAACCGTCCTCGAACACCTCACGCACCGCACTCGCGATGGTCGGCGCGATCGACAGCACCTTGATCTTGTCCAGGTCGGCACTCAGCTCACCCGGCGTCGGCAGCGTGTTCGTGAAGATGAACTCACTCACCCGCGAGTTCTTCAGCCGGTCCGCCGCCGGACCCGACAGCACACCGTGCGTCGCCGTCACGATGACATCCTCCGCACCGTGCGCGAACAACGCGTCCGCCGCGGCACAGATCGTCCCACCGGTGTCGATCATGTCGTCGACGAGAACACACACACGACCCTTGACCTCACCCACGACCTCGTGGACGGTCACCTGGTTCGCCACGTCCTTGTCACGCCGCTTGTGCACGATCGCCAGCGGCGCACCGAGACGGTCGCACCAGCGGTCGGCCACCCGCACCCGGCCCGCGTCCGGCGAGACGACGGTCAGCTTGCCCTTGTCCACCTTGTCGCCCACGTAGTCCGCGAGCAACGGAAGCGCGAACAGATGATCCACCGGGCCGTCGAAGAAGCCCTGGATCTGGTCCGTGTGCAGATCCACGGTCAGAATGCGGTCCGCACCCGCCGTCGCCATCAGGTCCGCGACCAGACGCGCCGAGATCGGTTCACGCCCACGGTGCTTCTTGTCCTGCCGCGCGTAACCGTAGAACGGCACGATCACGGTGATGGAACGAGCCGACGCACGCTTCAACGCGTCGATCATGATCAACTGCTCCATGATCCACTGGTTGATCGGAGCCGTGTGGCTCTGGATCACAAAGCAGTCCGCGCCACGCGCCGACTCCTCGTAACGGACGTAGATCTCACCGTTCGCGAAGTCGAAGGCCTTCGTCGGGACAACCCCGACCCCCAACTGCTGGGCGACCTCCTCGGCAAGCTCGGGGTGGGCGCGGCCGGAGAAGAACATCATCTTCTTCTTCTCGCCGGTCGTCTTGGTCCCGGTCACAGCACTGTCTCCTCGGAGGTGTCTCAGCCGTGATCAGCCCTGGCAGGCCTGCTCAGCTGGGGGTGTGCGGGTGTGCATCTATCACGGTAGCCCGAGTCGGACCGGACCGTTTCCGGTCAGCTTTCGCCGCCCGGCTCCCGGGAAGCCGCCTCGGCCGCCCTCGCCGCCGCACTTCCCGGACGCTTACGAGCCACCCAACCCTCGATATTCCGCTGCTGGCCCCGGGCCACGGCCAACGAACCGGGCGGTACATCCTTCGTGATCACCGAGCCGGCCGCGGTGTAAGCACCGTCCCCGACCGTGACAGGCGCCACAAACATGTTGTCCGAACCCGTCTTGCAGTGCGACCCGACAACGGTGTGATGCTTGTCCTGCCCGTCGTAGTTCACGAACACACTCGCGGCACCGATGTTCGTGTACTCACCGATCGTCGCGTCCCCGACATACGACAGATGCGGCACCTTCGTCCCGTCACCGATCGACGTGTTCTTCGTCTCCACGTACGTACCGATCTTGGACTTCACTCCGAGGCGGGTCCCGGGACGCAGATACGCGTACGGCCCCACAATCGCCCCCGCCCCCACCACGGCACCATCGGCCACGGTGTTGTCCAACCGCGCGCCCGCCCCCACCCGGGTGTCCTTGAGCCGCGAGTTCGGCCCGACCTCGGCACCCTCGGCGAGGTGGGTCGCGCCCTGGAGCAGGGTGTTCGGATGGACGACGGAATCCTGCTCGAACGTGACCGTCACATCGACCCACGTACTGGCCGGATCGATCACGCTCACACCCGCGAGCATGGCCTCGGTCAGCAACCGCTCGTTCAGGATCCGACGCGCCTCGGCCAGCTGCACACGGTTGTTGATCCCGGCGATCTCACGATGATCGGCGGCCACGGACGCCCCCACCCGATGCCCGGCCTCACGCAGGATCCCGAGCACGTCGGTGAGGTACTCCTCGCCCTGACTGTTGTCCGTCCGCACCTTCCCCAGCGCGTCCGCGAGCAACTGCCCGTCGAAGGCGAACACACCGGAGTTGATCTCACGGATCGCCCGCTGCGAGTCACTCGCGTCCTTGTGCTCGACGATGGCGGTGACCGCCCCGGAGGCACCGTCCCGCACGATCCGCCCGTACCCCGTCGCGTCCGGCACCTCGGCGGTCAGCACGGTCACGGCATTGCCGTCGGCGGCATGCGTGGCGGCGAGCGCGCGCAGGGTCGCCCCGGTGAGCAGCGGGGTGTCGCCACAGACGACCACCACGGTCCCGTCGACGGTCCCACCCAGCTCTTCGAGCCCCATGCGTACGGCGTGACCGGTGCCGTTCTGCTGCGCCTGGAAGGCGGTACGGACAGCGGCGTCGGCCTCCGTCAGATGGGCGGTGACCTTCTCACGGGCGTGCCCCACGACGACGACCAGGTTCTCGGGGTCCAACTCGCCTGCGGCGGCGAGCACATGCCCCACGAGGGAACGGCCGCAGAGCTCGTGCAGGACCTTGGGTGTGGCCGACTTCATACGGGTGCCCTCACCCGCTGCGAGTACGACTACGGCGGCGGGGCGATTGGCGCTCACGGGTTGTGCCCTTCGGCTGCGGAGGGGGGCGGGGGTGACATCCGCAGGATACCGGGGCGTTTCGTGGGGGACATGAGTAAGGGTCCTGACTGGACTGTCAGGACCCGAACCGAGTATGGCTCCCCTGCCAGGACTTGAACCCGGACATATGGCACCAAAAGCCACAGTGCTGCCAATTACACCACAGGGGAATAAATTCGACTAAACCGGACATTTGGTCAGGTCGCCGAATTGGCACCCACCACTATGCCGTACCAGGCACCCTCGATGCGACGGTACAGATCTGCTCCTTGTCGCACCCTGATGCCGAGGCACCCTCGGTAGGAGTCTCCCGTGTTCTTGCGAACGGTCGAGGGATTGTGCTTCTTGAGGATCGTCCTGCCCAGGGCTGACGGGTCCATTCCGATGAGGTCGGCCCAGTGGCGTTCGGCGGCGACGACGTCGGCAGACTCGTGAATCATGACGCGACAATGCAGCCGTTCCCGACTTACCTCAAGCAGGTCGAGCCAGGCGAGGAAGACTCTGATCATTCCGGGGTCGCTGTTGACGAACTCCACACACTCGCGGCGAGCGTGTGGCTTGTCCTTGGTCCCCTCGGCCCAGTAGAGGGCGACACCTGTAAGGAACAACTCGCGATCCGACAGTTCACCGACGGCTGTCGCTGCTGCCTGCTTCGTGGCGTCACGCTCCTGCTGTCGGGAGGCTTGCAGCCGAGCGAGCCCCGC contains these protein-coding regions:
- a CDS encoding ribose-phosphate diphosphokinase, with translation MTGTKTTGEKKKMMFFSGRAHPELAEEVAQQLGVGVVPTKAFDFANGEIYVRYEESARGADCFVIQSHTAPINQWIMEQLIMIDALKRASARSITVIVPFYGYARQDKKHRGREPISARLVADLMATAGADRILTVDLHTDQIQGFFDGPVDHLFALPLLADYVGDKVDKGKLTVVSPDAGRVRVADRWCDRLGAPLAIVHKRRDKDVANQVTVHEVVGEVKGRVCVLVDDMIDTGGTICAAADALFAHGAEDVIVTATHGVLSGPAADRLKNSRVSEFIFTNTLPTPGELSADLDKIKVLSIAPTIASAVREVFEDGSVTSLFDEQ
- the glmU gene encoding bifunctional UDP-N-acetylglucosamine diphosphorylase/glucosamine-1-phosphate N-acetyltransferase GlmU, whose translation is MSANRPAAVVVLAAGEGTRMKSATPKVLHELCGRSLVGHVLAAAGELDPENLVVVVGHAREKVTAHLTEADAAVRTAFQAQQNGTGHAVRMGLEELGGTVDGTVVVVCGDTPLLTGATLRALAATHAADGNAVTVLTAEVPDATGYGRIVRDGASGAVTAIVEHKDASDSQRAIREINSGVFAFDGQLLADALGKVRTDNSQGEEYLTDVLGILREAGHRVGASVAADHREIAGINNRVQLAEARRILNERLLTEAMLAGVSVIDPASTWVDVTVTFEQDSVVHPNTLLQGATHLAEGAEVGPNSRLKDTRVGAGARLDNTVADGAVVGAGAIVGPYAYLRPGTRLGVKSKIGTYVETKNTSIGDGTKVPHLSYVGDATIGEYTNIGAASVFVNYDGQDKHHTVVGSHCKTGSDNMFVAPVTVGDGAYTAAGSVITKDVPPGSLAVARGQQRNIEGWVARKRPGSAAARAAEAASREPGGES